The following are from one region of the Stigmatella ashevillena genome:
- a CDS encoding sugar nucleotide-binding protein, producing MKAIVTGASGTIGSKLCAHLRHQGSHVVPWDRRQVPVNDYGAMERFVREVAPDVVFHLGAISQPSEWSDEGWGSNYEWASELAWLTRTLGVRFLFASTSMVFSSSARGPFTCSSRPDASEGYGYAKRLAEERVLSQNPEARVVRLGWQIGEQPTGNNMVAFLEERMRQEGRVAASTQWFPACVLLEDTVRLLPALAWAEPGVFMLDANERWSFYEIALALNARHGGRWRVEASEHPVLDQRMQDDRVAVPSLKERLPGLR from the coding sequence ATGAAGGCGATAGTCACCGGCGCAAGCGGAACGATCGGCTCGAAGCTGTGCGCGCATTTGCGGCACCAGGGCAGCCACGTGGTGCCCTGGGATCGCCGCCAGGTTCCCGTCAACGATTACGGGGCCATGGAGCGGTTCGTGCGCGAGGTGGCCCCGGACGTGGTGTTCCACCTCGGCGCGATCTCCCAGCCCTCGGAATGGTCTGACGAGGGTTGGGGAAGCAATTATGAGTGGGCCAGTGAGCTGGCCTGGCTTACCCGGACGTTGGGCGTGCGCTTCCTGTTCGCCAGCACGTCCATGGTGTTCTCGAGCTCGGCGCGGGGGCCCTTCACGTGCAGCTCCCGGCCGGATGCCTCGGAGGGTTACGGGTACGCGAAAAGGCTGGCCGAGGAGCGCGTCCTCTCCCAGAACCCCGAGGCCCGTGTCGTCCGCTTGGGGTGGCAGATCGGCGAGCAGCCCACGGGCAACAACATGGTGGCCTTCCTGGAGGAGCGAATGCGCCAGGAGGGCCGTGTGGCCGCCAGCACCCAGTGGTTTCCCGCCTGCGTCCTGCTGGAGGACACCGTGCGGTTGCTCCCGGCCCTCGCCTGGGCGGAGCCGGGAGTCTTCATGCTCGATGCGAACGAGCGGTGGTCCTTCTACGAGATCGCCCTCGCCTTGAACGCCCGGCACGGAGGGCGGTGGCGTGTGGAAGCCTCGGAGCACCCCGTGCTCGACCAGCGGATGCAAGATGACCGGGTGGCCGTGCCATCGTTGAAGGAGCGGCTGCCCGGGTTGCGGTAA
- a CDS encoding class I SAM-dependent methyltransferase, whose translation MRSLFLTAGLLLAGCSHTPASTTPSSSETSFSAQAIVDAPDRAEADRAIDAGRHPAALLEFVGVRPGMKVAELVAGGGYTTELLARAVGPDGVVYGENPKFVLDLFAEKPWSERLALPVNQKVVRVDRELNEPLPPEVTDLDAVVSNIVYHDVVSLQADRAKMNAAIFRALKPGGVYVVIDSSAKPGTGVADTQTLHRIDEQVVRSEVVASGFQLAEESNVWRNPQDARDWNASPQAAGARRGTSDRFALKFVKPR comes from the coding sequence ATGCGCTCTCTTTTCCTGACTGCGGGACTCCTCCTGGCGGGCTGTAGCCACACCCCTGCCTCCACCACTCCTTCTTCTTCGGAGACCTCCTTCTCTGCCCAAGCCATCGTCGACGCCCCGGACCGCGCCGAGGCCGATCGTGCCATCGACGCGGGGCGCCACCCTGCGGCCCTGCTTGAGTTCGTAGGGGTCCGCCCGGGCATGAAGGTCGCCGAGCTGGTCGCCGGTGGGGGCTACACCACTGAACTGCTGGCCCGCGCCGTGGGTCCGGACGGCGTGGTCTACGGTGAGAACCCGAAGTTCGTCCTCGACCTCTTCGCCGAGAAGCCCTGGAGCGAGCGGCTCGCGCTCCCCGTGAACCAGAAGGTGGTCCGGGTCGACCGGGAGCTCAATGAGCCGCTGCCCCCCGAGGTGACGGACCTGGATGCGGTGGTCAGCAACATCGTCTACCACGACGTGGTGTCGCTCCAGGCAGACCGCGCGAAGATGAACGCGGCCATCTTCCGGGCCCTCAAGCCCGGGGGCGTCTACGTCGTCATCGACTCCAGCGCGAAGCCCGGCACCGGCGTGGCCGACACCCAGACGCTGCACCGCATCGACGAGCAGGTCGTCCGCTCCGAGGTGGTGGCCAGCGGATTCCAACTCGCCGAGGAGAGCAACGTCTGGCGCAACCCCCAGGATGCGCGCGACTGGAACGCCAGCCCCCAGGCCGCGGGCGCACGCCGCGGCACGAGCGATCGCTTCGCCCTGAAGTTCGTCAAGCCGCGCTGA
- a CDS encoding DUF3616 domain-containing protein gives MEAGQLLGRLLLQFDSNAAEVPEDLSAAVRGSDGNLWVAADEAGVVERLTPSEARIYGHHTRFQVADFLDTADRNAEIDIEALDAHADYLWLVGSHSAKRKKPKGKGVADDMARLATVEHSPERFMLARIPFVNGELAVELKTRGASKRSHAAARVKPAQGQERDKGRKTQPTKTPATRSKTSLPGENLLMELLREDPHFGPFLARPAVKGGGALPIPSKDNGLDIEGLVVTDTDRVFLGLRGPVLRGYSALLDMRLADVGNGLLEPKPGRHGARYSKHFLDLDGLGIRELCVHGEDLLVLAGPTLPVQAPIRLFRLRKFQTLRGDSLLKQEKGVLEPLFDIPQSGKQDHAEGVANFSYFGESDSVLVVYDDPAPSRRYGPCGVFADIFRLDF, from the coding sequence ATGGAAGCGGGCCAGCTCCTGGGACGTTTGCTGCTGCAATTCGACTCGAATGCGGCCGAGGTCCCCGAGGATCTGTCCGCCGCCGTGCGCGGCTCGGACGGAAACCTCTGGGTCGCGGCGGACGAGGCGGGAGTCGTGGAGCGGCTCACCCCCTCGGAGGCACGCATCTACGGCCACCACACGCGCTTCCAGGTGGCGGACTTCCTCGACACGGCGGACCGGAACGCGGAGATTGACATCGAGGCGTTGGATGCACACGCCGACTACCTCTGGCTGGTCGGCAGTCACAGCGCCAAGCGCAAGAAGCCCAAGGGCAAGGGGGTGGCGGACGACATGGCCCGGCTGGCCACCGTGGAGCACTCGCCGGAGCGCTTCATGCTTGCCCGGATTCCCTTCGTGAATGGGGAGCTTGCCGTGGAGCTGAAGACCCGGGGCGCCTCGAAGCGCTCGCACGCGGCGGCCCGGGTGAAGCCCGCCCAGGGCCAGGAACGGGACAAGGGCCGGAAGACCCAGCCCACGAAGACACCGGCCACGCGCTCCAAAACGTCCCTCCCCGGCGAAAACCTGCTGATGGAGCTGCTGCGGGAGGACCCTCACTTCGGCCCCTTCCTGGCACGTCCCGCTGTCAAAGGCGGCGGTGCGCTGCCCATTCCCAGCAAGGACAATGGCCTGGACATCGAAGGGCTGGTGGTGACGGACACGGACCGGGTGTTTCTCGGCCTGCGCGGGCCCGTGCTGCGAGGCTACTCGGCGCTGCTGGACATGCGCCTGGCCGATGTCGGCAATGGCCTTTTGGAACCCAAGCCAGGACGCCACGGCGCCCGCTATTCCAAGCACTTCCTCGATCTGGATGGGCTGGGCATCCGGGAGCTGTGCGTGCACGGAGAGGATCTGCTCGTGCTGGCGGGCCCCACCCTGCCCGTGCAAGCCCCCATCCGCCTCTTCCGGCTCCGCAAATTCCAGACGCTCCGGGGCGACAGCCTGTTGAAGCAGGAAAAGGGCGTCCTGGAACCCCTCTTCGACATCCCCCAGTCCGGCAAGCAGGACCATGCGGAGGGGGTGGCCAACTTCAGTTATTTCGGTGAGTCCGACAGCGTGCTCGTCGTCTACGACGACCCTGCGCCCTCTCGCCGCTATGGCCCTTGCGGTGTTTTCGCGGACATCTTCCGGCTGGACTTCTAA
- a CDS encoding L,D-transpeptidase family protein, translating to MSSSPPASLSTAADPLRNKRFSGQPSLVDVLSGKGTLGSGARGTGVRALQEALLAMGFSLPGGADGAFGKQSAKAVRNFQVHAQSAFPGVKVTGGVDAATLQALDALAPAPKQTGQTQNLPVPRYDGTPVRVVVVKNEHRTFLFDAQGQLQGIFGNAVGAGSSPTDKGLKQVSGKLGRADAYALGQKLWGGPVYGPRLIDLSWADGSRSGEELHGTNAPDKLGEDVSHGCIRHGNTDIIALYDALQVKDAVAIVDTVKDPRLGTPGLPPPEKPSPSVA from the coding sequence ATGTCCTCTTCTCCCCCAGCTTCTCTCTCCACAGCGGCCGACCCGCTCCGCAACAAGCGCTTCAGTGGGCAACCCAGCCTGGTGGACGTCCTCTCGGGCAAGGGAACACTCGGCTCGGGCGCCCGGGGAACCGGAGTGAGAGCCCTTCAGGAGGCCCTGCTGGCCATGGGCTTCAGCCTGCCGGGCGGCGCCGACGGTGCCTTTGGCAAGCAGTCCGCCAAGGCGGTGCGCAACTTCCAGGTGCATGCCCAGTCCGCGTTTCCCGGCGTGAAGGTCACCGGCGGGGTGGATGCCGCCACCCTCCAGGCCCTGGATGCGCTCGCCCCCGCCCCCAAGCAGACAGGACAGACCCAGAACCTCCCGGTGCCCCGCTATGACGGCACCCCGGTGCGCGTGGTGGTGGTGAAGAACGAGCACCGCACCTTTCTCTTCGATGCGCAGGGCCAGTTGCAGGGCATCTTCGGCAACGCCGTGGGCGCGGGCTCTTCCCCGACGGACAAGGGCTTGAAACAGGTCAGTGGCAAGCTGGGCCGGGCCGACGCATATGCCCTGGGCCAGAAGCTGTGGGGGGGACCTGTCTATGGCCCTCGCCTCATCGACCTGTCCTGGGCGGACGGCTCACGCTCGGGAGAGGAACTTCACGGCACCAATGCCCCCGACAAGCTGGGCGAGGACGTCTCGCATGGATGCATTCGCCACGGCAACACAGACATCATCGCCCTCTATGACGCACTTCAGGTGAAGGACGCGGTGGCCATCGTCGACACCGTGAAGGATCCGCGGCTGGGAACGCCGGGACTGCCTCCGCCGGAGAAACCCTCCCCTTCCGTGGCGTGA
- a CDS encoding serine/threonine-protein kinase, whose product MRIQQYELIRQLGAGGMGTVFLARDTKLGRRVAIKLLQTRNPAFTHRFILEARATARCSHENIVVIYEVGEFQGSPFMVLEFLQGQSLQKLVSGQRLPPSRVVELLAPVVRALECAHAEGIVHRDLKPDNILVTDAGTVKVLDFGIAKVLHGQDESPEKTRVAQVHTPEGAGVDLSNLTQSGALVGTVPYMSPEQWGNGVSVDLRTDIWALGILLFRMLAGRHPLEPLRGPQLAVTAFLDEPMPRLRDVAPDVPAALADVVDRCLLKRKEERFPDAASVLRALEPFLPGRYSREMRIDESESPYAGLSSFQESNAALFFGRSKEIGALMSRIRDRPLMAVVGPSGAGKSSFVRAGLVPFLKRSGDAWESLVLRPGRDPLGALASVVAPLMNSSDSLAQDLQEHQRLVARMREEPGVVGTVLRGRARRERKRLLLFIDQFEELYTQVADPRERQAFTACLSGIADDATTPMRVVLSIRSDFLDRVHEDERFMGELSQGLFFLTAPNQEGLRDALVQPAEMAGYRFESPEMISSMLEHLNSTEGALPLLQFAATQLWEQRDPARKLLTQQSYIEMGGIAGALATHADSVLDKMTPSARVLVRSLFLRLVTPERTRAIVSMEELQELSRDTVELQLLTDQLVQARLLVVQTGSGATGATVEIVHESLIHRWPTLHRWLEENQDDSAFLEQLRTAARQWHAKGRDSGLLWRGEMVEEAQRFQRRFRGELPQVQLDFLSAVGSQAARATRWKRALVVGSMVFLSVLVAASLVALLVIRESKKEAERQAMEARQAQEVAQQSLAVAEAREKAQLEAQRKEEEARRKEEEAKGQLAAAYNDLQRTNGELEGALRRAKYAQWRARVAMKSSDKNAAAARRNADAARRAEERAIRMAKDLEKRLLEEKERIRRMEDQLGKSGPVPSLELGLDNNT is encoded by the coding sequence ATGCGCATTCAGCAATACGAGCTCATCCGTCAGCTCGGCGCTGGGGGAATGGGCACGGTCTTCCTCGCGCGCGACACCAAGCTGGGACGCCGGGTGGCGATCAAGCTTCTGCAGACACGCAACCCAGCCTTCACCCACCGGTTCATCCTCGAGGCGCGCGCGACCGCTCGCTGCAGCCACGAGAACATCGTGGTGATTTATGAAGTGGGCGAGTTCCAGGGCAGCCCCTTCATGGTGCTGGAGTTCCTCCAGGGCCAATCCCTGCAGAAGCTCGTCAGCGGCCAGCGTCTGCCGCCCTCTCGCGTGGTGGAACTCCTGGCGCCCGTCGTGCGCGCGCTGGAGTGCGCCCACGCCGAGGGCATCGTCCACCGCGATCTCAAACCCGACAACATCCTCGTGACTGACGCGGGGACCGTGAAGGTGCTCGACTTCGGCATCGCCAAGGTCCTCCATGGACAGGACGAGTCCCCCGAGAAGACCCGGGTGGCCCAGGTCCACACCCCGGAAGGCGCGGGCGTGGACCTCTCCAATCTCACGCAGAGTGGTGCCCTCGTGGGCACCGTGCCCTACATGTCTCCGGAGCAATGGGGCAATGGCGTCTCGGTGGACCTGCGCACCGATATCTGGGCTTTGGGCATCCTCCTCTTCCGGATGCTGGCCGGCCGTCACCCGCTGGAGCCCCTGCGGGGCCCGCAGCTGGCCGTCACCGCGTTCCTCGACGAGCCCATGCCCCGGCTGCGCGACGTGGCCCCGGATGTGCCCGCCGCGTTGGCGGATGTGGTGGATCGGTGTCTGCTCAAGCGCAAGGAGGAGCGCTTCCCCGATGCGGCCTCGGTGCTGCGCGCCCTGGAGCCCTTTCTTCCCGGGCGCTACAGCCGCGAGATGCGCATTGATGAGAGTGAGAGCCCTTATGCGGGCCTGAGCTCCTTTCAGGAATCCAATGCCGCGCTCTTCTTTGGACGCTCGAAAGAGATTGGCGCCCTGATGAGCCGCATCCGCGACCGGCCGCTCATGGCCGTCGTGGGGCCCTCGGGGGCGGGCAAGTCCTCCTTCGTGCGCGCCGGTCTGGTGCCCTTCCTCAAGCGCTCCGGCGATGCCTGGGAGTCGCTCGTTCTCCGGCCAGGGAGGGATCCGCTCGGAGCGCTGGCCAGCGTCGTGGCGCCCTTGATGAACTCCTCGGATTCGCTGGCTCAGGATCTCCAGGAGCACCAGCGGCTCGTGGCGCGCATGCGGGAGGAGCCCGGCGTCGTGGGGACGGTGCTGCGCGGCCGTGCCCGCCGTGAGCGCAAGCGGCTGTTGCTCTTCATCGACCAGTTCGAGGAGCTCTACACACAGGTGGCCGACCCTCGGGAGCGTCAGGCTTTCACCGCGTGTCTTTCAGGCATCGCCGACGATGCGACCACGCCGATGCGGGTCGTGCTCTCCATCCGCTCGGACTTTCTCGACCGGGTGCACGAGGACGAGCGGTTCATGGGCGAGCTGAGCCAGGGGCTCTTCTTCCTCACCGCTCCCAACCAGGAGGGGCTGCGCGACGCGCTGGTGCAGCCCGCGGAGATGGCGGGCTACCGCTTCGAGTCTCCCGAGATGATCAGCAGCATGCTGGAGCACTTGAACTCGACCGAGGGAGCGCTGCCGCTGCTCCAGTTCGCCGCCACCCAGCTGTGGGAGCAGCGGGACCCGGCGCGCAAGTTGCTCACCCAGCAAAGCTATATCGAAATGGGTGGCATTGCCGGAGCGCTCGCCACCCACGCGGACAGCGTTCTGGACAAGATGACTCCCTCGGCCCGGGTGCTCGTTCGGTCGCTCTTTCTGCGATTGGTCACGCCGGAGCGCACCCGCGCCATTGTCTCGATGGAGGAACTCCAGGAGTTGTCGCGGGACACCGTGGAGCTTCAGCTCCTGACCGATCAGCTCGTTCAGGCACGGCTCCTGGTCGTCCAGACGGGGAGTGGCGCCACTGGCGCCACGGTGGAGATTGTCCACGAGTCGCTCATCCACCGCTGGCCGACGCTTCACCGCTGGCTGGAAGAGAACCAGGACGATTCGGCCTTCCTGGAGCAGCTCCGTACGGCGGCCCGCCAGTGGCATGCCAAGGGGCGGGACAGCGGCCTGCTGTGGCGCGGAGAGATGGTGGAGGAGGCGCAGCGGTTTCAGCGCCGTTTCCGCGGCGAGCTGCCCCAGGTGCAGCTCGACTTCCTCTCGGCGGTCGGCTCCCAGGCGGCGCGTGCCACGCGTTGGAAGCGGGCGTTGGTGGTGGGCTCGATGGTGTTCCTGAGCGTGCTCGTTGCCGCGTCCTTGGTGGCCCTGCTGGTCATCCGGGAGTCGAAGAAAGAGGCCGAGCGGCAGGCGATGGAGGCGCGTCAGGCACAAGAGGTGGCCCAGCAGAGCTTGGCCGTCGCGGAAGCCCGGGAGAAGGCCCAGTTGGAAGCCCAGCGCAAGGAGGAGGAGGCTCGGCGCAAGGAGGAGGAGGCCAAGGGGCAGCTCGCGGCTGCCTACAACGATCTCCAACGGACGAATGGCGAGTTGGAGGGGGCTCTGCGCAGGGCCAAGTACGCTCAGTGGCGTGCCCGGGTTGCGATGAAGAGTTCTGACAAGAACGCGGCTGCGGCACGCCGCAATGCGGATGCGGCGCGCCGTGCCGAGGAACGCGCTATCCGCATGGCGAAGGACCTGGAGAAGAGGCTGCTGGAGGAGAAGGAGCGCATCCGGCGGATGGAGGACCAGCTCGGCAAGAGTGGACCTGTGCCTTCGCTGGAACTGGGGCTGGACAACAACACATGA
- a CDS encoding DUF4215 domain-containing protein, with protein MLSLSALFFFSCYKSEATTCSSGRVCPAPLTCSLEGDKCVTVGECGDGVKQADEKCDDENKNDGDGCSADCLSLEMCGDRVRNYGKVINVRNEPVSFYELCDDGGNVSGDGCSADCLSLEICGNGIIDVAVGEVCDQIGNTEDGDGCSGDCKSKELCGDGIVNKSKGETCDSSDRTQCSPNCRAIGGCRNGLREGSEECDDGNDVDDDGCRNNCTAARCGDGVKAPFEECDPSLNDDDSMNNPEKCRADCRASECKDFIVNPHDGEECDSGGVDSRYCRADCKATVCGDGYVNKEAGEECDSKGASGSCSIDCKEIDLGSCGNGSRAWWEACDDGNDNACGSCSAGCWVSQPIESAVGKIEIVGDVTDGVMGIEDGWQFHIDSGRILVVFEFDRNDKWTAGTARLNIGDTNDAKVVADEIVRVIGLLRNTLQVEAEKTGDSVVILTNKAEVGVLGNQALRARPTTEAGVYLKLTGMAGGRGKDCGKGVGCSGPMSLDCLSGLECKAVPGGKFKCCSGNDCG; from the coding sequence ATGCTTTCATTGTCGGCTCTTTTCTTTTTCTCCTGCTACAAGTCCGAGGCTACCACGTGTAGCTCAGGCCGGGTTTGCCCTGCCCCCTTAACTTGTTCGCTGGAGGGCGATAAGTGCGTTACTGTTGGCGAGTGCGGTGATGGAGTGAAGCAGGCGGATGAGAAGTGTGACGATGAGAATAAAAATGACGGCGATGGATGTAGTGCAGATTGCTTGTCGTTAGAGATGTGTGGCGATCGTGTGAGAAATTATGGCAAAGTGATTAATGTTCGCAACGAGCCGGTAAGTTTTTATGAGCTTTGTGATGATGGGGGCAATGTGTCTGGCGATGGATGTAGTGCGGATTGTCTCTCGCTAGAGATTTGTGGGAATGGAATCATAGATGTAGCCGTAGGCGAGGTTTGTGATCAAATAGGCAATACAGAAGATGGCGATGGATGTAGTGGTGATTGCAAGTCGAAGGAGCTTTGTGGTGATGGGATTGTAAATAAGAGCAAGGGGGAGACTTGTGATTCCTCCGATAGAACTCAGTGTAGCCCTAATTGTAGGGCCATTGGGGGTTGTCGGAATGGATTAAGAGAGGGTAGTGAGGAATGTGATGATGGAAATGACGTCGATGATGATGGTTGTCGTAATAACTGTACTGCTGCTAGGTGCGGCGATGGAGTCAAGGCTCCTTTCGAAGAGTGTGACCCAAGTCTTAATGATGACGACAGTATGAATAATCCTGAGAAATGCAGGGCAGACTGTAGAGCCTCTGAGTGTAAGGATTTTATTGTTAATCCTCATGATGGCGAAGAGTGTGATTCCGGCGGTGTTGATAGTCGTTATTGTAGGGCTGACTGTAAGGCTACGGTTTGTGGCGATGGCTATGTTAACAAAGAGGCAGGTGAGGAGTGTGACTCCAAGGGAGCGTCTGGGAGTTGCTCTATTGATTGCAAAGAGATTGATCTCGGCAGCTGTGGAAATGGCTCACGGGCTTGGTGGGAGGCGTGTGATGACGGGAACGATAACGCATGCGGTTCCTGTAGCGCTGGTTGCTGGGTGTCTCAGCCCATAGAGTCGGCTGTTGGAAAAATTGAGATCGTTGGTGATGTGACAGATGGTGTGATGGGTATTGAGGATGGTTGGCAGTTTCATATCGATAGTGGCAGAATTTTGGTGGTGTTCGAGTTTGATAGGAATGATAAATGGACTGCTGGTACAGCGAGGCTTAATATCGGAGATACCAATGATGCGAAGGTTGTTGCGGATGAGATTGTTCGTGTGATTGGACTTTTGCGCAATACGCTCCAAGTTGAGGCTGAGAAAACAGGTGATAGCGTTGTGATTCTTACGAATAAAGCAGAAGTGGGAGTTCTTGGGAATCAAGCGCTTCGCGCGAGGCCGACGACTGAGGCTGGTGTTTATTTGAAGCTGACGGGGATGGCAGGTGGCCGTGGTAAAGACTGCGGGAAAGGTGTTGGATGCAGCGGTCCAATGTCCTTGGACTGTTTGTCTGGGCTTGAGTGCAAGGCGGTACCGGGGGGGAAGTTCAAATGTTGTAGTGGTAATGACTGTGGCTGA